A genome region from Populus alba chromosome 3, ASM523922v2, whole genome shotgun sequence includes the following:
- the LOC118054317 gene encoding probable glycerol-3-phosphate dehydrogenase [NAD(+)] 1, cytosolic: protein MVENTEEMNHTVYSNGSIQNQNGVLEEKLDELRALIGKAEGDPLRIVGIGAGAWGSVFTALLQDSYGHLRDKVLIRIWRRPGRSVDRSTAEHLFEVINSREDVLRRLIRRCAYLKYVEARLGDRILHADELLKDGFCVNMIDTPLCPLKVVTNLQEAVWDADIVINGLPSTETHGVFEEISRYWKERITVPIIISLAKGVEAELEPEPRIITPTQMINRATGVPMENILYLGGPNIASEIYNKEYANARICGAEKWRKPLANFLRQPNFIVWDNGDLITHEVMGGLKNVYAIGAGMVAALTNESATSKSVYFAHCTSEMIFITHMLAEKPEKLAGPLLADTYVTLLKGRNAWYGQKLAKGELSLEMGDSIKGKGMIQGVSAVKAFYELLSQSALSVLHPEENTPVAPVELCPILKMLYGILITREFTVPAILQALRDETMNDPRDRIEIAQTRVYYRPSLLGQNP, encoded by the exons atgGTTGAAAATACAGAAGAAATGAATCACACTGTGTATTCGAATGGGTCAATTCAGAACCAGAATGGGGTTTTAGAAGAGAAGCTTGATGAGCTTCGTGCTCTGATAGGCAAAGCAGAAGGTGATCCGTTGAGGATTGTTGGCATTGGGGCAGGTGCTTGGGGCAGTGTGTTTACTGCTTTATTGCAAGATAGTTATGGTCATCTAAGAGATAAGGTACTAATAAGGATATGGAGAAGGCCTGGTAGATCGGTTGATAGGTCCACAGCTGAGCATTTATTTGAAGTGATTAATTCAAGGGAAGATGTGTTAAGGAGATTGATTAGGCGTTGTGCTTATTTAAAGTATGTTGAGGCAAGATTAGGTGATAGGATTTTACATGCAGATGAGCTTTTGAAAGATGGATTTTGCGTGAATATGATAGACACCCCACTTTGCCCATTGAAGGTTGTGACCAATTTACAGGAGGCTGTGTGGGATGCTGACATTGTTATTAATGGATTGCCATCAACTGAAACCCATGGAGTATTTGAGGAAATTAGTAGGTATTGGAAGGAGAGGATTACAGTGCCTATTATCATCTCTTTGGCAAAAGGTGTAGAGGCTGAGTTGGAACCCGAGCCACGCATAATAACCCCCACCCAAATGATCAACCGTGCAA CTGGAGTTCCAATGGAAAACATTCTCTATCTTGGAGGACCAAATATTGCCTCAGAGATTTACAATAAGGAATATGCCAATGCTCGGATTTGTGGAGCAGAAAAGTGGAGGAAACCATTGGCAAATTTTTTGAGGCAGCCAAACTTTATAGTGTGGGATAATGGTGATCTCATTACTCATGAAGTCATGGGTGGTCTAAAGAATGTCTATGCTATTGGAGCTG GAATGGTAGCAGCTCTAACCAATGAGAGTGCAACCAGTAAATCAGTGTACTTTGCACACTGTACATCAGAGATGATTTTTATTACACATATGTTGGCAGAAAAACCTGAAAAACTTGCTGGCCCCTTGTTAGCTGACACTTACGTAACCTTACTGAAAGGTCGTAATGCATGGTATGGTCAAAAGTTGGCCAAAGGAGAGCTGAGTCTTGAAATGGGGGACAGCATTAAGGGCAAGGGAATGATTCAG GGTGTTTCTGCAGTGAAAGCATTTTACGAGCTGCTAAGTCAGTCTGCCTTAAGCGTCCTGCATCCCGAAGAAAACACACCTGTAGCTCCAGTTGAGCTATGCCCCATATTGAAGATGCTGTATGGAATACTTATAACAAG GGAGTTTACAGTGCCGGCCATTCTTCAAGCATTAAGGGATGAAACAATGAACGACCCAAGAGATCGCATCGAGATTGCCCAAACCCGCGTTTACTATAGACCATCACTCCTTGGTCAGAATCCTTGA
- the LOC118054320 gene encoding uncharacterized protein gives MSLVDYASSSDEDVPDNMEEEDENHHHQQELHEEQEPKPQIEAQAAKPQNSQSSGASLPKQQVAGPSPLPSISNLPDASMLLNSPTVGLSGSDHASRVSAAMAENASRKRELNVGSSRSEKVARGNLVATRNVPDTGGGLLVPPQLKGRSNVVTEDIGKLFVRRHAEPSSH, from the exons ATGTCTTTAGTAGACTATGCTTCTTCCTCGGACGAGGATGTTCCAGACAAcatggaagaagaagacgaaaaccatcatcatcaacaagaaCTACATGAAGAACAAGAACCAAAACCACAAATCGAGGCACAAGCCGCAAAGCCACAAAATAGCCA gTCATCTGGGGCGTCATTACCAAAACAACAAGTAGCAGGGCCAAGCCCTCTTCCCTCAATATCTAATCTTCCGGATGCTTCAATGCTTTTGAATTCGCCGACAGTTGGATTATCTGGAAGTGATCACGCGTCCCGAGTATCAGCAGCAATGGCTGAGAATGCGTCTCGAAAGAGAGAATTGAATGTGGGGTCTTCGCGTAGTGAGAAAGTAGCAAGAGGGAATTTGGTTGCTACTAGGAATGTTCCTGATACTGGTGGGGGTTTGTTAGTTCCTCCTCAGCTTAAAGGAAG GAGTAATGTTGTGACAGAAGATATAGGGAAGCTGTTTGTAAGAAGACATGCAGAGCCTTCCTCTCACTAA
- the LOC118054310 gene encoding calcium-transporting ATPase 4, plasma membrane-type isoform X2, which yields MEQYLKENFVVDAKRPSEQALRRWRSAVSLVRNPRRRFRMVADLAKRAEAERKRKNLQEKIRIALYVNKAALHFIEAANRVQHKLSDNVRQNGFGIGPDELAALARSHDINDLESHGGVEGLAREVSVSLNDGVVSSDISLRQNIYGFNRYAEKPARSFWMFVWDALHDLTLVILMVCAVVSIGVGIATDGWPDGMYDGVGIVICILLVVMVTAITDYKQALQFKVLDKEKKNVIVQVTREGSRQKVSIFDLVVGDVVHLSIGDLVPADGILISGNSLSVDESSLSGESELVDINKKRPFLLSGTKIQDGSGKMLVTAVGMRTEWGTLMVHLSEVDQDETPLQVKLNGVATIIGKIGLAFAVVTFLVLLARFLLVKADHHEITKWSSSDALKLLNFFSISVTIIVVAVPEGLPLAVTLSLAFAMKKLMHDRALNTGSEVAKGKDGRDNILGTPTETAILEFGLILGGEFKTHHNESEIVKVEPFNSEKKMMSVLVSLPDNGGFRAFCKGASEIILKMCDKMLTADGKAVPLSEKQRQKITDVINGFACEALRTLCLAFKDMENNSGANSMPDNNYTLIAVVGIKDPIRPEVKEAVKTCLDAGITVRMVTGDNINTAKAIARECGILTDYGLVIEGADFRCKSPQELEEIIPNLQVMARSSPSDKHKLVTQLRSVFKEVVAVTGDGTNDAPALAEADIGLAMGIAGTEVAKESADVIVMDDNFKTIVNVARWGRSVYINIQKFVQFQLTVNVAALMINFISACISGGEPLTTVQLLWVNLIMDTLGALALATEPPHDGLMKRPPIGRNVSIITKTMWRNIIGQSIYQISVLVVLQLDGKHLLKLSDSDDTKILNTFIFNTFVLCQVFNEINSRDMEKINVFKGIFSSWIFLAVMFSTVTFQIVIVEFLGTYANTVPLRWELWLASVLIGAASLVISVILKCIPVGTNKEDNTAKHHDGYEPLPSGPDMA from the exons ATGGAGCAATACTTGAAAGAAAACTTTGTAGTTGATGCAAAGAGACCCTCCGAGCAAGCTTTAAGAAGATGGAGATCTGCAGTTTCACTCGTCAGGAATCCTCGCCGGAGGTTTCGAATGGTTGCTGATCTTGCCAAAAGAGCTGAAGCTGAAAGGAAACGTAAAAATCTCCAG GAAAAGATACGGATAGCTCTTTATGTCAACAAGGCAGCATTGCATTTCATCGAGG CTGCTAATCGAGTTCAGCACAAGCTCTCAGACAATGTCAGGCAAAATGGTTTTGGCATTGGACCGGATGAACTAGCAGCGCTCGCTCGGTCCCATGATATCAATGACTTGGAATCTCATGGAGGAGTTGAGGGATTGGCCAGAGAAGTATCTGTTTCCTTGAATGATGGGGTTGTCTCAAGTGATATATCTCTTAGGCAAAATATATACGGCTTCAACCGATATGCTGAGAAACCTGCCAGATCTTTTTGGATGTTTGTATGGGATGCTTTGCATGATTTGACGTTAGTTATTCTGATGGTGTGTGCTGTGGTCTCCATTGGTGTTGGTATTGCAACTGACGGTTGGCCGGACGGAATGTATGATGGGGTGGGAATAGTAATATGCATTTTGCTAGTAGTGATGGTCACTGCAATCACTGACTACAAGCAGGCCTTGCAATTCAAGGTCCTggacaaggagaagaagaatgTTATTGTTCAGGTTACCAGAGAAGGGAGCAGACAGAAGGTTTCCATCTTCGATTTGGTGGTTGGAGATGTTGTTCATCTATCAATTGGAGATCTGGTTCCTGCAGATGGCATTCTTATATCAGGCAACAGCTTATCAGTTGATGAATCCAGCTTGTCAGGAGAGAGTGAGCTAGtggacataaataaaaagaggcCCTTTCTTCTATCAGGTACCAAAATACAGGATGGGTCTGGTAAAATGCTGGTGACAGCAGTCGGTATGAGGACTGAATGGGGCACGTTGATGGTTCATCTGAGCGAAGTGGATCAAGATGAGACACCATTACAGGTGAAGCTTAATGGAGTTGCAACTATTATTGGGAAAATTGGTCTGGCTTTTGCTGTGGTAACTTTTTTAGTTCTGCTGGCACGGTTTCTATTGGTGAAGGCAGACCACCATGAGATCACAAAATGGTCTAGTAGTGATGCTTTGAAGCTTCtaaatttcttttccatttctgTAACCATAATTGTCGTTGCAGTTCCTGAAGGGCTTCCGTTAGCAGTGACACTTAGTCTTGCATTTGCAATGAAGAAACTAATGCACGATAGAGCACTG AACACAGGATCAGAGGTAGCCAAGGGAAAAGATGGAAGGGATAACATTTTGGGGACGCCGACGGAGACAGCAATATTAgagtttggtttaattttagGAGGTGAGTTTAAAACACATCATAACGAATCCGAGATAGTGAAAGTTGAGCCTTTCAATTCAGAAAAGAAGATGATGTCTGTGCTTGTTTCTCTTCCTGACAACGGTGGGTTTCGAGCATTCTGCAAAGGTGCATcagaaataattttgaaaatgtgtGACAAGATGTTAACTGCTGATGGAAAAGCTGTGCCGCTATCTGAAAAGCAAAGACAGAAAATCACAGATGTCATAAATGGTTTTGCCTGTGAAGCTCTACGAACTCTATGCTTGGCTTTCAAGGATATGGAGAACAATTCTGGTGCAAATAGCATGCCTGACAATAACTATACATTAATCGCTGTCGTTGGAATTAAGGATCCTATACGCCCTGAGGTGAAGGAAGCTGTTAAGACTTGTTTAGATGCTGGAATTACTGTGCGTATGGTCACTGGTGACAATATCAACACTGCAAAAGCCATAGCTAGGGAATGTGGCATCTTGACAGATTATGGCCTGGTAATTGAAGGGGCAGATTTCCGTTGTAAGAGTCCTCAGGAGTTGGAGGAGATAATACCAAATCTTCAG GTTATGGCCCGATCATCACCTTCGGACAAGCATAAATTGGTGACTCAATTGAGGAGTGTGTTTAAGGAAGTTGTGGCAGTGACTGGAGATGGTACTAATGATGCTCCAGCCTTGGCCGAGGCAGATATCGGACTTGCTATGGGCATAGCAGGAACAGAG GTTGCAAAAGAAAGTGCTGATGTTATTGTAATGGATGACAACTTTAAGACTATAGTGAATGTTGCAAGATGGGGTCGATCAGTTTATATTAACATTCAGAAGTTTGTTCAGTTCCAGTTAACAGTCAATGTTGCTGCTCTCATGATAAATTTCATTTCTGCGTGCATCTCTG GCGGTGAGCCATTGACCACTGTTCAGCTGCTTTGGGTGAACTTGATCATGGACACTCTTGGTGCGTTGGCATTGGCTACAGAACCTCCTCATGATGGACTGATGAAAAGACCTCCAATTGGTAGGAATGTAAGCATAATCACCAAGACAATGTGGAGGAATATCATTGGACAAAGCATCTATCAAATAAGTGTCCTTGTCGTCCTCCAGCTTGATGGGAAACATCTACTGAAGCTTTCTGATTCAGATGATACTAAAATCTTGAATACTTTCATATTTAATACCTTTGTGCTTTGCCAG GTGTTCAATGAAATAAACAGCCGAGATATGGAGAAGATAAATGTGTTCAAAGGCATCTTTAGTAGCTGGATTTTCTTGGCTGTCATGTTCTCCACAGTTACTTTCCAGATTGTAATAGTTGAATTCTTGGGCACATATGCTAATACTGTGCCACTAAGGTGGGAATTATGGTTGGCCAGTGTCTTAATCGGAGCTGCAAGTTTAGTCATTTCTGTCATCCTGAAGTGCATTCCTGTTGGAACAAACAAAGAAGACAACACTGCCAAGCATCACGACGGTTATGAGCCTCTTCCTAGTGGTCCAGATATGGCCTGA
- the LOC118054310 gene encoding calcium-transporting ATPase 4, plasma membrane-type isoform X1, with product MEQYLKENFVVDAKRPSEQALRRWRSAVSLVRNPRRRFRMVADLAKRAEAERKRKNLQEKIRIALYVNKAALHFIEAANRVQHKLSDNVRQNGFGIGPDELAALARSHDINDLESHGGVEGLAREVSVSLNDGVVSSDISLRQNIYGFNRYAEKPARSFWMFVWDALHDLTLVILMVCAVVSIGVGIATDGWPDGMYDGVGIVICILLVVMVTAITDYKQALQFKVLDKEKKNVIVQVTREGSRQKVSIFDLVVGDVVHLSIGDLVPADGILISGNSLSVDESSLSGESELVDINKKRPFLLSGTKIQDGSGKMLVTAVGMRTEWGTLMVHLSEVDQDETPLQVKLNGVATIIGKIGLAFAVVTFLVLLARFLLVKADHHEITKWSSSDALKLLNFFSISVTIIVVAVPEGLPLAVTLSLAFAMKKLMHDRALVRHLSACETMGSVCCICTDKTGTLTTNHMVVNKIWICEETKSIQTNSNKDLLMSSFSENVHGILLQSIFQNTGSEVAKGKDGRDNILGTPTETAILEFGLILGGEFKTHHNESEIVKVEPFNSEKKMMSVLVSLPDNGGFRAFCKGASEIILKMCDKMLTADGKAVPLSEKQRQKITDVINGFACEALRTLCLAFKDMENNSGANSMPDNNYTLIAVVGIKDPIRPEVKEAVKTCLDAGITVRMVTGDNINTAKAIARECGILTDYGLVIEGADFRCKSPQELEEIIPNLQVMARSSPSDKHKLVTQLRSVFKEVVAVTGDGTNDAPALAEADIGLAMGIAGTEVAKESADVIVMDDNFKTIVNVARWGRSVYINIQKFVQFQLTVNVAALMINFISACISGGEPLTTVQLLWVNLIMDTLGALALATEPPHDGLMKRPPIGRNVSIITKTMWRNIIGQSIYQISVLVVLQLDGKHLLKLSDSDDTKILNTFIFNTFVLCQVFNEINSRDMEKINVFKGIFSSWIFLAVMFSTVTFQIVIVEFLGTYANTVPLRWELWLASVLIGAASLVISVILKCIPVGTNKEDNTAKHHDGYEPLPSGPDMA from the exons ATGGAGCAATACTTGAAAGAAAACTTTGTAGTTGATGCAAAGAGACCCTCCGAGCAAGCTTTAAGAAGATGGAGATCTGCAGTTTCACTCGTCAGGAATCCTCGCCGGAGGTTTCGAATGGTTGCTGATCTTGCCAAAAGAGCTGAAGCTGAAAGGAAACGTAAAAATCTCCAG GAAAAGATACGGATAGCTCTTTATGTCAACAAGGCAGCATTGCATTTCATCGAGG CTGCTAATCGAGTTCAGCACAAGCTCTCAGACAATGTCAGGCAAAATGGTTTTGGCATTGGACCGGATGAACTAGCAGCGCTCGCTCGGTCCCATGATATCAATGACTTGGAATCTCATGGAGGAGTTGAGGGATTGGCCAGAGAAGTATCTGTTTCCTTGAATGATGGGGTTGTCTCAAGTGATATATCTCTTAGGCAAAATATATACGGCTTCAACCGATATGCTGAGAAACCTGCCAGATCTTTTTGGATGTTTGTATGGGATGCTTTGCATGATTTGACGTTAGTTATTCTGATGGTGTGTGCTGTGGTCTCCATTGGTGTTGGTATTGCAACTGACGGTTGGCCGGACGGAATGTATGATGGGGTGGGAATAGTAATATGCATTTTGCTAGTAGTGATGGTCACTGCAATCACTGACTACAAGCAGGCCTTGCAATTCAAGGTCCTggacaaggagaagaagaatgTTATTGTTCAGGTTACCAGAGAAGGGAGCAGACAGAAGGTTTCCATCTTCGATTTGGTGGTTGGAGATGTTGTTCATCTATCAATTGGAGATCTGGTTCCTGCAGATGGCATTCTTATATCAGGCAACAGCTTATCAGTTGATGAATCCAGCTTGTCAGGAGAGAGTGAGCTAGtggacataaataaaaagaggcCCTTTCTTCTATCAGGTACCAAAATACAGGATGGGTCTGGTAAAATGCTGGTGACAGCAGTCGGTATGAGGACTGAATGGGGCACGTTGATGGTTCATCTGAGCGAAGTGGATCAAGATGAGACACCATTACAGGTGAAGCTTAATGGAGTTGCAACTATTATTGGGAAAATTGGTCTGGCTTTTGCTGTGGTAACTTTTTTAGTTCTGCTGGCACGGTTTCTATTGGTGAAGGCAGACCACCATGAGATCACAAAATGGTCTAGTAGTGATGCTTTGAAGCTTCtaaatttcttttccatttctgTAACCATAATTGTCGTTGCAGTTCCTGAAGGGCTTCCGTTAGCAGTGACACTTAGTCTTGCATTTGCAATGAAGAAACTAATGCACGATAGAGCACTGGTGAGGCATCTTTCCGCATGTGAAACAATGGGTTCTGTTTGTTGCATTTGCACAGATAAAACTGGAACATTGACTACAAATCATATGGTGGTGAACAAAATATGGATCTgtgaagaaacaaaatcaatacaAACTAATAGCAATAAAGATTTATTAATGTCCTCTTTCTCAGAAAATGTGCATGGAATCCTTTTGCAATCTATATTTCAGAACACAGGATCAGAGGTAGCCAAGGGAAAAGATGGAAGGGATAACATTTTGGGGACGCCGACGGAGACAGCAATATTAgagtttggtttaattttagGAGGTGAGTTTAAAACACATCATAACGAATCCGAGATAGTGAAAGTTGAGCCTTTCAATTCAGAAAAGAAGATGATGTCTGTGCTTGTTTCTCTTCCTGACAACGGTGGGTTTCGAGCATTCTGCAAAGGTGCATcagaaataattttgaaaatgtgtGACAAGATGTTAACTGCTGATGGAAAAGCTGTGCCGCTATCTGAAAAGCAAAGACAGAAAATCACAGATGTCATAAATGGTTTTGCCTGTGAAGCTCTACGAACTCTATGCTTGGCTTTCAAGGATATGGAGAACAATTCTGGTGCAAATAGCATGCCTGACAATAACTATACATTAATCGCTGTCGTTGGAATTAAGGATCCTATACGCCCTGAGGTGAAGGAAGCTGTTAAGACTTGTTTAGATGCTGGAATTACTGTGCGTATGGTCACTGGTGACAATATCAACACTGCAAAAGCCATAGCTAGGGAATGTGGCATCTTGACAGATTATGGCCTGGTAATTGAAGGGGCAGATTTCCGTTGTAAGAGTCCTCAGGAGTTGGAGGAGATAATACCAAATCTTCAG GTTATGGCCCGATCATCACCTTCGGACAAGCATAAATTGGTGACTCAATTGAGGAGTGTGTTTAAGGAAGTTGTGGCAGTGACTGGAGATGGTACTAATGATGCTCCAGCCTTGGCCGAGGCAGATATCGGACTTGCTATGGGCATAGCAGGAACAGAG GTTGCAAAAGAAAGTGCTGATGTTATTGTAATGGATGACAACTTTAAGACTATAGTGAATGTTGCAAGATGGGGTCGATCAGTTTATATTAACATTCAGAAGTTTGTTCAGTTCCAGTTAACAGTCAATGTTGCTGCTCTCATGATAAATTTCATTTCTGCGTGCATCTCTG GCGGTGAGCCATTGACCACTGTTCAGCTGCTTTGGGTGAACTTGATCATGGACACTCTTGGTGCGTTGGCATTGGCTACAGAACCTCCTCATGATGGACTGATGAAAAGACCTCCAATTGGTAGGAATGTAAGCATAATCACCAAGACAATGTGGAGGAATATCATTGGACAAAGCATCTATCAAATAAGTGTCCTTGTCGTCCTCCAGCTTGATGGGAAACATCTACTGAAGCTTTCTGATTCAGATGATACTAAAATCTTGAATACTTTCATATTTAATACCTTTGTGCTTTGCCAG GTGTTCAATGAAATAAACAGCCGAGATATGGAGAAGATAAATGTGTTCAAAGGCATCTTTAGTAGCTGGATTTTCTTGGCTGTCATGTTCTCCACAGTTACTTTCCAGATTGTAATAGTTGAATTCTTGGGCACATATGCTAATACTGTGCCACTAAGGTGGGAATTATGGTTGGCCAGTGTCTTAATCGGAGCTGCAAGTTTAGTCATTTCTGTCATCCTGAAGTGCATTCCTGTTGGAACAAACAAAGAAGACAACACTGCCAAGCATCACGACGGTTATGAGCCTCTTCCTAGTGGTCCAGATATGGCCTGA
- the LOC118054318 gene encoding uncharacterized protein: MILSNPTKTHHFWRLTFFQQYRTLPFIKPKAKPRHRRKGHKTSSRNRNDAPFVNHVKEARDPDEALTLFHEYLQRGFKPDYPSYAALLYKLARCQDFGAVEEVLRCVEDNNVHCQETIFIALFQHYGKAQLVNKAVELFNRMTRFNCVRTSQSLNGLLNVLVDNGWFLEANELFDKGYEMGFRLNSVAFNVMIKGWLEKGEWEQASKVFDEMLERKVEPSVVTYNSLIGYLCRNGELDKAKGLLEDMIKKGKRPNAITFALLMEGSCLIGEHNEAKKMMFDMEYRGCKPTVVNFGVLMSDLGKRGKIDEAKSVLHEMKKRHMKPDVVTYNILINYLCKEGRAADAYEVLFEMQVGGCEANAATYRMLVDGFCRVGDFEGGLKVLNAMLTSGHFPRVETFRSLVVGLVRSGNLEGACFVLEEMEKRQMMFCPDDWEALVMESCRGDENGSVGEHVNELVLAMEA; encoded by the coding sequence ATGATCCTCTCAAACCCAACCAAAACCCACCATTTCTGGCGTCTCACTTTTTTCCAACAATACAGAACTCTCCCCTTCATCAAACCCAAAGCCAAACCAAGACATCGGAGAAAGGGTCACAAAACAAGCTCGAGAAATCGCAATGATGCACCATTTGTGAACCATGTGAAAGAAGCACGAGACCCAGATGAGGCTTTAACTCTATTTCATGAGTATCTCCAAAGGGGGTTTAAGCCTGACTACCCTTCATACGCTGCTCTCTTATACAAACTCGCACGTTGCCAGGATTTCGGCGCTGTTGAGGAAGTTCTTCGTTGTGTAGAAGATAATAATGTTCATTGTCAAGAAACCATTTTCATTGCTTTGTTTCAACATTACGGTAAAGCCCAATTGGTCAATAAGGCTGTGGAGCTTTTTAATAGAATGACCCGGTTTAATTGTGTCCGTACATCTCAGTCTTTGAATGGTCTGCTTAATGTTCTTGTTGATAATGGTTGGTTTCTTGAGGCCAATGAGTTGTTTGATAAGGGTTATGAAATGGGGTTCCGTTTGAATTCGGTTGCTTTTAATGTAATGATTAAAGGGTGGCTCGAGAAGGGGGAGTGGGAGCAAGCGAGCaaggtgtttgatgaaatgcttGAGAGGAAAGTGGAACCGAGTGTTGTGACGTATAATAGTCTTATTGGGTATTTGTGTAGAAATGGTGAGTTGGATAAAGCAAAGGGTTTGTTAGAGGACATGATTAAGAAAGGAAAACGTCCCAATGCGATTACATTTGCTTTGTTAATGGAAGGTTCGTGCTTGATAGGTGAGCATAATGAGGCTAAAAAGATGATGTTTGATATGGAATATAGAGGGTGTAAACCTACAGTTGTGAATTTTGGTGTTTTGATGAGTGATCTTGGGAAGAGAGGGAAGATTGACGAAGCAAAATCTGTGCTTCATGAAATGAAGAAGAGGCATATGAAGCCGGATGTTGTCACTTATAATATATTGATCAATTATCTTTGTAAGGAGGGTAGAGCGGCTGATGCTTATGAAGTTTTGTTTGAAATGCAAGTTGGAGGTTGTGAAGCCAATGCTGCTACTTACAGAATGCTGGTTGATGGGTTTTGCCGGGTTGGGGACTTTGAGGGAGGTCTAAAGGTTCTGAATGCAATGTTGACAAGTGGGCATTTTCCACGTGTTGAAACTTTCCGTTCTTTGGTTGTTGGCCTTGTGAGGTCTGGAAACCTTGAAGGTGCTTGCTTTGTTCTGGAGGAGATGGAGAAGAGACAGATGATGTTCTGTCCAGATGATTGGGAAGCTCTTGTCATGGAATCTTGTCGTGGAGATGAAAATGGAAGTGTAGGTGAACATGTAAATGAACTGGTCTTGGCCATGGAAGCGTAA